One Branchiostoma floridae strain S238N-H82 chromosome 15, Bfl_VNyyK, whole genome shotgun sequence DNA window includes the following coding sequences:
- the LOC118431496 gene encoding uncharacterized protein LOC118431496: MAMVAAQGRTGKTHETLVKEDNSAEKRPLVASQAWQTVNSELNLNFLLPHSLASTSAARDAFQQDATGGSLPARHSTVSFLGDARAGKTSLEKHLLDKSFDPAEEPTKGLEFDLVQTDVTEVNEGWQTVHEEPYSRYNTGRAQYVAQEILKQAESVVNRPLFPRPAVTALLNYALTIAVIVIVPGSVGFQLGFGVVFLLVAGIVKMFGQRNNDGIYISILFVIGDCYVRRNGFLNIFLLFGNNQSVGYPHLQYFLFAIAAVVLSFLLVMLWPMGVKPGIALAFCLMCSPSQLHLDEVPSQLHLIVDGPTNIFAAADLLSVISCSRCFTSALLALVPAVWGIANVAIDASEHINYILSFVGGFVIGATDTACYHIIPKLCNSYRDVLQLQIFMGPIGFVYGLVMGWFFGWRMVQPSTWQDAYYMVPNMVALLILVQVERQRAYLAYQEMGSYPSFLISRSIQTMKQVNDLPLKSTLIDFAGDTVYHCTHHLFLSNFTIHLIVFNMERLDQEPDYIRRICYWVQSVIVHVQNPNPHIFIVGTHKNSLTKDRSNFLSQKVSKTLLSNETFTQFIVGKPGSQNDVVFCVENSIPLRKDAQARLLRKTVMDVAHSSFQSKKHVPIKWLKVSDLISKYKSSSTDTCLLDKRTLFEKMRQEGVVEDEELGEEFEEMLTFYDEIGEIKVMDDVVVLNLKALVQLVVKLVEIDCDDHELGIVHVSSLRRVWTFLTAENFLSTIALLEKYDIFCPISQEQFLVPLLLETIDLTMAKKDKQDTKVTNHGASAFWDPTDSDTILYFKFYKFYPEAIFLRLLARCLSISQKTHDLGRGADRDVYRNMGRFYQGHDFYYKVELVCQSVEQNMIQVTVKCAPDRGPHFLLSRLHKDLQQIRDRDFPYLNYTVGLPCPACSSFNNRKGEHEFAPPHILGIAGHDEELPQPGEKATLLCRGKAFEVDLGKQQPSLDVAQPVKIKEGSKTSAQEGVRALLDPSTTQHLSILLDPPAPIFGNNWRALADELGLCFQDICYIETKPSPTEMVLEMYRKNTPTANTDQIHRALLDIDRPDAAELFRPTCAT, from the exons ATGGCCATGGTTGCAGCCCAAGGAAGAACTGGAAAGACGCATGAGACTCTGGTCAAAGAAGACAA TTCAGCCGAGAAACGGCCACTCGTAGCCAGTCAAGCTTGGCAGACCGTCAATAGTGAACTGAATCTGAACTTCCTGCTGCCACACAGCCTGGCCAGTACCTCTGCTGCCAGGGACGCGTTTCAACAAGACGCCACCGGAGGCAGCTTACCAGCCCGACACAGCACCGTTTCGTTCCTCGGAGATGCCAGAGCTGGTAAGACAAGTCTGGAAAAACACCTGCTCGATAAGTCGTTTGATCCCGCTGAAGAACCGACGAAAGGGCTTGAGTTTGATTTAGTACAAACAGATGTCACGGAGGTCAATGAAGGCTGGCAAACAGTACACGAAGAGCCCTACAGTAGATATAATACCGGCCGCGCCCAGTATGTAGCCCAAGAAATTTTAAAACAGGCTGAGTCCGTTGTCAATCGCCCACTATTTCCACGACCAGCCGTGACTGCGTTGTTGAACTACGCGCTAACTATTGCGGTGATTGTCATTGTTCCCGGGTCAGTCGGTTTTCAACTGGGATTCGGTGTTGTGTTTTTGCTTGTAGCGGGGATTGTGAAAATGTTCGGCCAAAGAAACAATGATGGAATTTACATAAGTATATTATTCGTCATCGGCGATTGTTATGTAAGAAGAAATGGCTTCCTCAATATCTTCCTCTTATTCGGGAATAACCAGTCAGTGGGGTATCCACATCTTCAGTACTTTCTGTTTGCCATTGCCGCAGTGGTACTTTCGTTTCTCCTTGTAATGCTGTGGCCGATGGGAGTAAAACCTGGCATAGCCCTGGCCTTCTGCCTCATGTGCTCGCCTTCACAACTACATCTGGACGAAGTACCTTCACAGCTTCACTTGATTGTAGATGGGCCGACAAATATTTTCGCTGCCGCTGATCTTTTGAGTGTCATCTCATGTAGTAGATGCTTTACTTCGGCATTACTTGCGCTGGTACCAGCAGTTTGGGGGATCGCGAATGTTGCGATCGACGCCAGTGAACATATAAACTACATACTCAGTTTCGTTGGTGGGTTTGTAATTGGTGCAACTGATACCGCGTGTTATCATATCATTCCGAAACTGTGCAATTCCTATCGAGATGTGCTTCAATTACAAATCTTCATGGGTCCAATAGGTTTTGTCTACGGCCTTGTCATGGGCTGGTTCTTTGGCTGGCGGATGGTTCAGCCATCCACATGGCAAGATGCTTATTATATGGTGCCAAATATGGTAGCCTTGCTTATTCTTGTACAAGTAGAAAGGCAAAGGGCGTATTTGGCATATCAAGAAATGGGAAGCTATCCTTCATTTCTAATCAGTAGGAGCATCCAAACCATGAAACAAGTGAATGATTTGCCTCTTAAATCTACCCTGATTGACTTTGCAGGAGATACTGTCTATCACTGTACACATCATCTTTTTCTATCAAATTTCACAATTCACCTGATTGTCTTCAACATGGAAAGATTAGACCAGGAGCCAGACTATATAAGACGTATTTGCTACTGGGTCCAGTCGGTAATTGTTCACGTGCAAAACCCCAATCCTCACATTTTCATTGTTGGAACACACAAGAACAGTTTGACTAAAGATAGGAGTAATTTCTTATCGCAAAAGGTAAGCAAGACATTGCTTAGCAATGAGACATTTACTCAGTTCATTGTGGGAAAACCAGGTAGCCAAAATGATGTTGTGTTCTGCGTGGAAAACTCCATACCCCTTCGTAAGGATGCGCAGGCCCGTCTCCTTCGTAAAACCGTTATGGATGTGGCCCATTCGTCCTTCCAATCCAAGAAACACGTCCCTATCAAGTGGCTCAAAGTCAGTGACTTAATCAGCAAGTACAAATCTAGTTCTACAGACACGTGTCTCCTGGACAAACGTACCTTGTTTGAAAAGATGAGGCAGGAAGGTGTTGTTGAGGATGAAGAGTTGGGAGAAGAGTTTGAAGAGATGCTGACGTTTTATGACGAAATCGGAGAGATCAAGGTCATGGATGATGTTGTAGTCTTGAACCTGAAAGCCTTGGTTCAGCTTGTTGTAAAGCTTGTGGAGATTGATTGTGACGATCATGAGCTCGGAATAGTTCACGTCAGTTCTTTGCGCAGAGTATGGACATTTTTGACAGCGGAGAATTTCCTGTCCACCATTGCACTCCTCGAGAAATATGACATCTTCTGTCCGATCTCACAAGAGCAGTTTCTCGTGCCCTTGCTTCTCGAAACAATTGACTTGACTATggcaaagaaagacaaacaaGACACCAAGGTGACTAATCATGGTGCCTCGGCATTTTGGGACCCAACAGATTCGGACACGATTCTCTACTTCAAGTTTTACAAGTTCTACCCCGAAGCCATTTTCCTCCGTCTGCTTGCCCGATGTCTGTCAATATCACAGAAGACTCACGACCTTGGCCGTGGTGCTGACCGAGATGTCTACAGAAACATGGGCAGATTCTACCAGGGACATGATTTCTACTACAAAGTGGAGCTCGTGTGTCAGTCTGTGGAACAGAACATGATCCAGGTCACTGTCAAGTGTGCTCCAGACAGAGGTCCTCATTTTCTACTGTCCAGACTTCACAAGGACTTGCAGCAGATCCGAGACAGGGACTTCCCTTACCTGAACTACACGGTGGGCCTTCCATGCCCAGCGTGTAGTTCATTTAACAACCGTAAAGGAGAGCACGAGTTTGCTCCCCCACACATCCTGGGGATAGCAGGACATGACGAAGAGCTCCCACAACCCGGAGAGAAAGCAACTCTGCTGTGCCGAGGTAAAGCCTTTGAGGTGGACCTGGGAAAACAA CAACCGTCTTTGGACGTTGCCCAACCGGTGAAGATTAAAGAAGGCAGCAAAACATCTGCACAAGAAG GTGTTAGAGCTCTGTTGGACCCCAGTACCACCCAGCACCTGTCCATCCTCCTGGACCCTCCCGCACCCATCTTTGGGAACAACTGGAGGGCGCTGGCTGACGAACTGGGGCTGTGCTTCCAGGACATCTGTTACATCGAGACCAAGCCCAGCCCAACAGAGATGGTGCTAGAAATGTACCGTAAGAATACACCAACAGCTAACACAGATCAAATCCACAGGGCTTTGTTAGACATAGACAGACCAGATGCTGCTGAACTGTTCCGGCCTACTTGTGCCACTTAA
- the LOC118431254 gene encoding probable serine/threonine-protein kinase pats1, whose translation MLTVPVGFQLGFGVVLLLTMGIFKMFCQSYNAAMYSLIITVGHAFVNFLIRDGGLLNIFSAFGNEQSTAYPHLQYVMFVLTMILIAFGVWCLVLPNHPGGMPCLALAFSLMSSPAQLHSDNFPSTLILAQTGPICLLVAAAFCGAVASFLRSLAPTSLILLLTAWYLTEFAVSSKETLEYELSLITGFILGAMLEVTGRTMIRLCSSSRRVLQLQIFMGPIGFLYGIGLCWLFGWQMVLPSTWKDAYHIVPNIIAIFIIVQVERQRVYWASLELQGYPALLVSRSIKTLKEEKDFPLRFTLIDFAGDAVYHCTHHLFLSSLAIHLIAFNMERLEKEPEYIRRICYWVQSVVVHLKNPDPHIFIVGTHSKCLPADRVNFLSQTVSKALLSNEKFTQFIVGKPGSQNDVVFCVENSIPIRKDAQALLLRKTIMEVASSSFQAKRQVPIKWLKVSDFVSKFKSSSIDTCLLDKRTLLEKLRQEGIIEAEDVYEAEEFEEMIRFYDEIGEIKVMDDVVVLNLQALVQLVVELVELNCDGHELGIVHVSSLRRVWKHLTAESFLSTITLFERYDILCPISQEQYLVPLLIETVTKKGKQEVEETDHGASAFWDPADSDTVLYFKFYRFYPEAIFLRLLARCLSISQKTHDLGRDADRDVYRNMGRFYQGHDFYYKVELLCQSVDQNRSGTLSSALQGRGPHSLLPRLHKDLQQIRDRDFPYLNYTVGLPCSVCRTTTRERETVLLHTS comes from the coding sequence ATGCTTACGGTGCCAGTCGGTTTTCAACTGGGATTTGGTGTTGTCCTTTTATTAACGATGgggattttcaaaatgttctgtcAGAGCTACAACGCTGCCATGTATAGTCTCATCATAACTGTCGGACACGCCTTTGTAAACTTCTTGATAAGAGATGGAGGGTTACTGAATATCTTCTCGGCATTTGGTAACGAACAGTCGACAGCGTATCCTCACCTTCAGTACGTTATGTTTGTTCTGACTATGATCCTGATCGCATTTGGTGTTTGGTGTTTAGTGTTGCCAAACCATCCGGGTGGAATGCCGTGTTTGGCCCTGGCCTTCTCCTTAATGAGCTCACCTGCTCAGCTACATTCTGACAACTTCCCTTCAACTCTAATCTTGGCTCAAACTGGACCTATATGTCTTCTGGTTGCCGCTGCTTTTTGTGGCGCCGTGGCGTCATTTCTTAGGTCTTTGGCACCGACATCACTAATACTACTACTTACAGCTTGGTATCTAACAGAATTTGCTGTCAGTTCCAAAGAAACGTTAGAGTACGAGCTGAGTCTGATTACTGGATTTATTTTAGGAGCAATGCTTGAAGTGACAGGCCGTACCATGATAAGACTATGCAGCTCTTCTCGACGTGTTCTTCAATTGCAGATTTTTATGGGCCCGATAGGTTTTCTCTATGGTATTGGATTGTGCTGGTTATTCGGCTGGCAAATGGTTTTGCCATCGACATGGAAAGATGCTTATCATATAGTGCCGAACATTATCGCCATATTCATTATTGTACAGGTAGAAAGGCAAAGAGTGTATTGGGCGTCTCTAGAACTACAAGGCTACCCCGCCCTTCTTGTTAGTAGGAGCATCAAAACCTTAAAGGAAGAAAAGGATTTTCCTCTTAGGTTTACCCTGATTGACTTTGCCGGAGATGCTGTCTATCACTGCACACACCATCTGTTTCTATCCAGTCTCGCAATTCACCTGATTGCTTTCAACATGGAAAGACTAGAAAAGGAGCCCGAATATATAAGGCGCATTTGCTACTGGGTTCAGTCTGTAGTAGTTCACTTGAAAAACCCCGATCCCCACATCTTCATTGTTGGAACACACTCAAAATGTTTGCCTGCAGATAGGGTTAATTTCCTATCGCAGACTGTTAGCAAGGCGTTGCTTAGCAATGAGAAATTTACTCAGTTCATTGTGGGAAAACCAGGTAGCCAAAACGATGTTGTGTTCTGTGTGGAAAACTCCATACCCATTCGAAAAGATGCACAGGCCCTTCTCCTTCGAAAAACCATTATGGAAGTCGCTTCTTCGTCATTCCAAGCAAAGAGACAAGTTCCTATCAAGTGGCTCAAAGTCAGTGATTTCGTTAGTAAGTTCAAATCCAGTTCTATAGACACGTGTCTCCTGGACAAACGTACCTTGCTTGAAAAGCTGAGACAGGAAGGTATTATTGaggctgaagatgtatatgaagCAGAAGAGTTTGAGGAGATGATTAGGTTCTACGACGAAATCGGAGAGATCAAGGTCATGGATGATGTTGTAGTCTTGAATCTGCAAGCTTTGGTACAGCTTGTTGTAGAGCTTGTGGAGCTTAATTGTGATGGTCATGAGCTTGGAATCGTTCATGTCAGTTCTTTGCGCAGAGTATGGAAGCACTTAACAGCAGAGAGTTTCCTTTCCACCATTACGTTATTCGAGAGATATGACATTCTCTGTCCGATCTCACAAGAGCAGTATCTCGTGCCCTTGCTCATTGAGACGGTAACTAAGAAAGGCAAGCAAGAGGTCGAGGAGACAGATCATGGTGCTTCAGCATTCTGGGACCCAGCAGATTCAGACACGGTGCTCTACTTCAAGTTCTACAGGTTCTACCCCGAAGCCATTTTCCTCCGTCTGCTTGCCCGATGTCTGTCAATATCACAGAAAACTCACGACCTTGGTCGCGATGCTGACCGCGATGTCTACAGAAACATGGGCAGATTCTACCAGGGACATGATTTCTACTACAAAGTAGAGCTTTTGTGTCAATCTGTCGATCAGAACAGATCCGGGACACTGTCAAGTGCGCTCCAGGGCAGAGGTCCTCATTCTCTACTTCCCAGACTTCACAAGGACTTACAGCAGATCCGAGACAGGGACTTCCCTTACCTGAACTACACAGTGGGGCTTCCATGCTCAGTGTGCCGTACAACCACGAGGGAGAGAGAGACCGTCCTCCTCCACACATCCTGA